In Chryseobacterium gotjawalense, the following are encoded in one genomic region:
- a CDS encoding IS3 family transposase, giving the protein MDYSKEIHNMSLRNACKVFSLRSSVYYYRQVFKSSDDEIRAELILLADSNQTWGFWMMHNRLKNLGFGWNHKRVYRIYKSMRLNLRSKRKKRLPARIKQPLVRPIYPNVTWSMDFMHDSLENGKSVRTLNIIDDFNREILNITIDSSLPSAKVISQLEQLIEWRGKPEKIRVDNGPEFIAEKMKDYCNKENIELGFIQPGKPTQNSLIERFNRTFRTEFLSVYLFENIRQMRNYAEIWMWMYNNERPHSALQYLTPRDFLLKYGKLNQNSANEFPTFQQNFNNDNNKILTKNSTFECA; this is encoded by the coding sequence GTGGATTATTCGAAAGAAATCCATAACATGAGTTTGCGCAATGCGTGTAAAGTGTTCAGTTTAAGAAGTTCAGTTTATTATTATCGTCAGGTATTTAAAAGTTCAGATGATGAGATCCGTGCAGAACTTATTTTACTTGCAGATTCTAATCAAACGTGGGGCTTTTGGATGATGCACAATCGGTTGAAAAACTTAGGCTTTGGATGGAATCACAAAAGGGTTTATCGGATTTATAAGTCGATGAGATTAAATTTGCGAAGTAAAAGGAAAAAGCGGCTTCCAGCACGGATAAAACAACCACTGGTTCGCCCTATCTATCCGAACGTTACTTGGAGCATGGATTTTATGCACGACAGCTTGGAAAATGGCAAAAGCGTGAGAACCCTTAATATCATTGACGATTTTAACAGAGAGATTTTAAACATCACTATTGATAGCAGCTTGCCCTCTGCAAAAGTAATCTCGCAATTGGAACAATTAATTGAATGGCGGGGAAAACCTGAAAAGATAAGAGTGGACAACGGACCGGAATTTATTGCAGAAAAGATGAAAGATTATTGCAACAAAGAAAATATCGAACTGGGCTTCATTCAACCAGGGAAACCTACACAAAACTCATTGATTGAGAGGTTTAACAGAACGTTCCGGACAGAGTTTTTAAGTGTTTACCTCTTTGAGAACATCAGACAAATGAGAAATTATGCAGAAATATGGATGTGGATGTACAATAATGAGAGACCGCATAGTGCGTTACAATACCTTACGCCACGGGATTTTTTATTGAAATATGGAAAACTCAATCAAAATAGCGCAAATGAGTTTCCCACATTCCAACAAAATTTCAACAACGACAACAATAAAATATTAACAAAAAACTCTACTTTTGAGTGTGCCTAA
- a CDS encoding chondroitinase-B domain-containing protein, producing MKNSIRILSLVILLFTCNLMVFANPVNSAKDIKVKNIDELNNAIKNSTAGDQIVLANGIWKDVQIRFYGTGTKENPIVLRGETPGKVFIEGASDLKFGGNYLTVRDLHFRNGYTPSSSVVSFKIDNNTIANNCKFTQCVIEEFTQPDRDVSDHWIEFWGRHNELSNSYITGKSNFGPTLRVFLDGNENIYNYHQIVNNYFGPRPRKGGPHGETIQVGDSETSMAPSHTNVYNNLFDQCNGEVEVISNKSNFNEYRNNIFLESEGSLVIRHGNYNVVDGNIFIGNDKSNQIGGIRVVNTGHWITNNYFYKIRGEAFRSAISIMNGIPKSSLNRYNQVTDVVVAHNSFVDCVSPWQLSVGSNVSQSAVLPKSEIRSARPERVLFANNLIYNELPDTNPIVNYDKVDGVTFKNNFINNVNNSEVKPAGLITTNFGVTKVSDGLFTLKENNTEVYHGFDFENITKDLFGNSRTGANNSVGAIVNPVKGNPLLVDRSKYGTDWYEVNQPNTPANKITVSTAGELAKRLEKASSGDIILLRSGTYHLKSSLPVNKQITIASINSKNKAKLVFTSEKTAFEMQPKGHLILKEIILTGNKTQNAFTTLDKLMSKAYDISIENSEISNFKSVLEVSKGSFADNISLVNSKISNCENGFMLNKEKNDGGDYNAEFVTFTNSKFDHISGVILDYYRGGYDESTIGGNIKMEGNTITNSGKAQPENILIKNRGIVNVSITNNVFKNNPVKTIAVLWGEKGQTPGKNTIEDSGEFKVVQNLEMKLMY from the coding sequence GTGAAAAATAGTATTCGTATTTTAAGTTTAGTGATTTTGCTGTTTACATGCAACCTCATGGTATTCGCCAATCCTGTTAATAGTGCAAAAGATATTAAAGTAAAGAATATAGATGAACTGAATAACGCCATCAAAAATTCAACTGCAGGTGACCAGATCGTCCTGGCAAACGGTATTTGGAAAGATGTTCAGATTAGATTTTATGGGACAGGTACCAAAGAAAATCCGATCGTTTTAAGGGGTGAAACTCCCGGAAAAGTTTTTATAGAAGGAGCTTCAGATTTAAAATTTGGGGGAAATTATTTAACCGTACGGGATTTACATTTTAGAAACGGATACACGCCTTCCAGTTCAGTGGTATCCTTTAAAATTGATAATAATACGATTGCCAATAACTGCAAATTTACCCAATGCGTGATCGAGGAATTTACACAGCCGGACAGAGATGTAAGCGATCACTGGATTGAATTTTGGGGACGGCACAATGAACTGAGCAACTCTTATATCACTGGAAAGTCTAACTTCGGACCTACACTCCGCGTTTTTCTGGATGGTAACGAGAATATTTATAACTATCACCAAATCGTCAACAATTACTTTGGGCCCAGACCGAGAAAAGGTGGTCCTCATGGAGAAACGATCCAGGTAGGAGACAGTGAAACCTCGATGGCACCTTCCCATACTAACGTTTACAACAATTTATTTGATCAGTGTAATGGTGAAGTAGAGGTCATTTCAAATAAATCTAACTTTAATGAATACCGAAATAATATATTTTTAGAGTCAGAAGGTTCCCTGGTGATCAGACACGGAAATTATAATGTGGTCGACGGCAATATTTTTATCGGAAACGATAAATCAAACCAAATAGGCGGAATCCGGGTGGTTAATACGGGCCATTGGATTACCAACAATTATTTTTATAAAATACGAGGTGAAGCCTTCCGCAGCGCCATTTCCATAATGAATGGAATTCCGAAATCATCGTTAAACAGATACAATCAGGTAACTGATGTTGTAGTTGCACATAATTCTTTTGTTGACTGCGTATCGCCATGGCAACTGAGCGTAGGTTCAAATGTAAGTCAAAGTGCAGTATTGCCTAAATCTGAAATCCGTTCCGCCCGTCCTGAGCGAGTGCTATTCGCCAATAATTTAATTTACAATGAATTACCGGACACCAATCCTATTGTAAATTATGACAAAGTAGATGGTGTAACATTTAAGAACAATTTTATCAATAATGTAAACAACAGCGAAGTAAAACCTGCAGGCTTAATTACCACCAATTTTGGAGTCACCAAGGTATCGGACGGTCTGTTTACTTTAAAAGAAAATAACACTGAGGTCTACCATGGGTTTGATTTTGAAAATATTACCAAAGACCTTTTTGGAAACAGCAGAACTGGTGCCAACAACAGCGTTGGCGCAATCGTAAATCCTGTAAAAGGTAATCCGCTCTTGGTTGACAGAAGTAAATACGGAACAGATTGGTATGAAGTTAACCAACCAAATACGCCTGCAAATAAAATTACAGTTTCCACGGCCGGGGAATTGGCTAAACGATTAGAAAAGGCGAGCTCAGGTGATATTATTTTGCTAAGAAGCGGCACCTATCATTTGAAGTCCTCTTTGCCGGTCAACAAACAAATCACCATTGCTTCCATTAACAGTAAAAATAAAGCAAAACTTGTTTTCACTTCTGAAAAAACGGCTTTTGAAATGCAGCCAAAAGGTCATTTGATTCTTAAAGAGATCATTCTTACGGGAAATAAAACCCAGAATGCATTTACCACGTTAGATAAATTAATGAGCAAAGCCTATGATATTTCAATTGAAAATTCTGAAATATCCAACTTCAAAAGCGTGCTGGAAGTTTCTAAGGGTTCCTTTGCCGACAATATATCGCTTGTAAATTCCAAAATCAGCAATTGTGAGAACGGTTTTATGCTTAACAAAGAAAAAAATGACGGCGGGGATTATAATGCAGAGTTTGTGACTTTCACCAATTCAAAATTTGATCATATTAGCGGCGTTATTCTGGATTATTACCGCGGCGGCTATGACGAATCCACTATTGGAGGAAATATAAAAATGGAAGGTAATACCATTACCAACTCAGGAAAAGCACAGCCGGAAAATATTCTGATTAAAAACAGAGGAATCGTAAATGTATCAATCACCAATAATGTTTTTAAAAATAATCCGGTGAAAACTATCGCGGTTTTATGGGGTGAAAAAGGACAGACACCGGGAAAAAATACCATTGAAGATTCAGGTGAATTTAAAGTTGTTCAGAACTTAGAGATGAAACTGATGTATTAG
- a CDS encoding transposase, protein MKNSKFSEVQIIKILSEQNQGKTVNEICREHGISQPTFYKWKSKYGGLDVQQLSKMKEMEKQLSQYKKIVAEQTLEIVVLKDVIEKKL, encoded by the coding sequence ATGAAAAACAGTAAATTTTCAGAAGTTCAGATCATCAAGATATTATCTGAACAAAATCAAGGAAAAACGGTGAATGAGATTTGCCGGGAGCATGGAATTAGCCAGCCAACCTTTTACAAGTGGAAGAGTAAATATGGTGGATTGGATGTTCAGCAACTTTCAAAAATGAAAGAGATGGAAAAGCAACTTTCGCAATATAAAAAGATCGTAGCTGAGCAAACTTTGGAAATTGTCGTCTTAAAAGATGTGATCGAAAAAAAGCTCTAA
- a CDS encoding helix-turn-helix domain-containing protein has product MEKKEPLNLLLERQKLGIHVKSIRDSIVNIDESKIGITQQLMEVLVDGLSRRTIGEVENAKTNARVDSLNKIAAAFNISLYELCDYNFMMCAIYRNNKIEVVSSSTNYSIEGEKLYKEWYEKINDLESENN; this is encoded by the coding sequence ATGGAAAAGAAAGAGCCTTTAAATTTGCTTTTAGAGAGGCAAAAGTTGGGAATTCATGTCAAGAGTATTAGAGATAGTATTGTCAATATTGACGAGTCAAAAATAGGAATTACGCAACAACTTATGGAGGTGCTTGTTGATGGATTGTCACGAAGAACTATTGGTGAAGTAGAGAATGCAAAAACAAATGCAAGAGTAGATTCTTTAAATAAAATAGCAGCTGCTTTTAATATTTCATTATATGAATTATGTGACTATAATTTTATGATGTGTGCTATTTATAGAAATAATAAAATTGAAGTTGTAAGTTCAAGTACTAATTATTCAATAGAAGGTGAAAAATTGTATAAAGAATGGTATGAAAAGATAAATGATTTAGAGAGTGAAAATAATTAA
- a CDS encoding RagB/SusD family nutrient uptake outer membrane protein, which produces MITKKIITRNTVVLALFLCMIHSCEEALEVNPPINQINANQVFESTSTADAALSSLYAELQAYSLLSGSSSGAGALLGSYTDELVNYSTASNADFDIFSNSMVSTNTKIKSVWANAYKEIYMANAIIEGVNKSTAIADLDKKRIKGEALFVRALIYYYISQIFGAIPYVTTTDYTVNQSLAKTNETELLVKIQNDLSESSSLLNDIYRNPDRIYPNKKTADLLLASVLMTQNHWQDAEILLKGIIQNALYTWQPDLSKTFKMNGKHILWQLKPLQANNATSEALLYYFTTALPNTYTLSDNLFASFDTNDLRKQQWIKTLTINQKNYYRTDKYRNISANTDEYSIVFRLEETYLLLAESLAQQDKKTEALTYLNAVKAKAGITATPVSATKEQILSEIINENRKEFFTEKGIRFLSLKRAGKLNGLLSTKPNWKTYHQNWPLPNSELLLNPHLNPQNDGY; this is translated from the coding sequence ATGATTACCAAAAAAATAATCACCAGAAATACAGTGGTACTTGCCCTTTTTCTTTGCATGATACACTCTTGTGAAGAAGCACTGGAAGTGAACCCGCCAATCAACCAGATCAATGCAAATCAGGTGTTTGAATCGACGAGTACCGCAGATGCTGCATTAAGCAGCCTTTATGCAGAACTACAGGCTTATTCACTATTGAGTGGCTCATCGTCGGGCGCAGGAGCACTTCTCGGCTCGTATACCGATGAATTAGTGAACTACAGCACAGCCTCCAATGCTGATTTTGATATCTTCAGCAATAGCATGGTTTCAACGAACACCAAAATAAAATCGGTCTGGGCAAATGCGTACAAAGAAATCTATATGGCAAATGCCATCATTGAAGGGGTTAATAAAAGCACAGCGATTGCAGATCTGGATAAAAAACGGATAAAAGGAGAAGCGCTCTTTGTTCGCGCACTTATTTATTATTATATCAGCCAGATTTTTGGAGCCATTCCTTATGTAACAACCACCGATTACACCGTAAATCAATCGCTCGCAAAAACCAATGAAACAGAACTTTTAGTTAAAATTCAGAATGACCTGTCCGAATCTTCATCGCTTTTAAACGACATTTATAGAAATCCTGACAGAATATATCCCAACAAAAAAACCGCAGACTTACTCCTTGCTTCCGTTTTGATGACCCAAAATCACTGGCAGGATGCTGAAATCTTGTTGAAAGGAATTATTCAAAATGCCCTTTATACCTGGCAACCCGATTTGTCTAAAACTTTTAAAATGAATGGGAAACATATTTTGTGGCAATTAAAGCCTTTGCAGGCAAATAATGCAACCAGTGAAGCACTCCTGTACTATTTCACAACGGCTTTACCAAATACATACACCCTTTCTGATAACTTGTTTGCTTCTTTTGACACCAACGACCTCCGAAAGCAGCAATGGATAAAAACGCTGACCATTAACCAGAAAAATTACTATCGCACAGATAAGTATCGCAATATCTCAGCGAATACGGATGAATATTCGATTGTATTTCGTTTGGAAGAAACCTATTTACTTTTAGCAGAATCCTTGGCACAACAGGATAAAAAAACAGAAGCCTTAACTTATCTCAATGCAGTAAAAGCAAAAGCAGGCATTACTGCAACTCCTGTTTCGGCGACCAAAGAGCAAATATTGTCCGAAATAATCAATGAAAACAGGAAAGAATTTTTTACAGAAAAGGGGATTCGTTTCCTATCTCTAAAAAGAGCAGGAAAACTGAATGGATTGTTGAGCACCAAACCAAACTGGAAAACGTATCATCAAAACTGGCCGCTACCCAATTCTGAACTGTTATTAAATCCCCATTTAAATCCGCAAAATGATGGTTATTAA
- a CDS encoding SusC/RagA family TonB-linked outer membrane protein, whose translation MKKILSTIGVVSCCLVFSAVHSQVKAQTRLVTGQVNNGEKPISGATITQEGTNQMTTTSSSGTFNLQITGENPVLIIRHPEYSERKITTDGKSTFTISLTEKVKSIEEVVLNAGYYKVKAKESTGSIAKVTAKDIENQPVNNVLSAIQGRMAGVNITQNSGNAGGGYDVQIRGRNSLRNPLNSATDGNQPLYVVDGVPFSGELSSTYSVGVLPLKNISPLNSINPNDIESIEVLKDADATAIYGSRGGNGVILITTKKGKSSPVRLNLNTSTSFSKVASTLKMMNTAEYIAMRKKAFANVGITTFPANAYDINGAWDQTRYTDWQKELIGRTAGNTTVQLSLSGGSEKNSFLVSASHSDQTSVFPGDHHFKTNTVSTHFNHQSADRKFSLGLANAFSETSNNNLDTDYTNKALSLSPDAPSLYDDLGNLNWQKNTFNNPLSQLNASYSNKTKYLNQNLNVTYQPWIDFAFKMNAGITFQDIEEFSLTPNTVFNPASPSGANASTSSASRGTGSVFSYIAEPQISWTKKYSRHQWNILLGSTFQESQSKISAIRGTGFSSNSLIYNIAAANTISFSDFRTIQYRYAAVFSRLNYQFANRYILNLTARRDGSSRFGANNRFANFGAVGAAWILSEEQFLKNSSWLSFAKLRASFGQSGSDAIGDYQFTDTYTLSSSSYNNIPGLYPSRLYNPDFSWEKTNKLETALEIAFLKNRISLTAAWYRNRSSNQLVGIPLPATTGFSTILSNLNATVENSGFEAETSIIPLKSENFQWNASFNISVPKNKLLSFPGLEGSTYANSYTVGESIYAVKLFDYQGIDPATGKYVFTDYNGDGKITAPDDARAIKNLGPKYFGGFQNEISYKKVKLSFLFQFVKQEAYNYIRTMSTPGVIVNQPVEFLNVWSAANPSGIIMPYTPGTDAATNALTANFKNSTGAVGDASYIRLKNLQLNYGIPLQSTFVREATLYMQGQNLLTWTNYFGLDPEMVTSGYLPPLKTLSLGFQLTF comes from the coding sequence ATGAAAAAAATCCTATCAACCATAGGAGTTGTTTCTTGTTGCCTCGTATTTTCTGCGGTACACTCGCAGGTCAAGGCGCAGACCCGTTTAGTCACGGGACAGGTCAACAACGGAGAAAAACCCATCAGCGGTGCAACCATCACGCAGGAAGGAACCAATCAAATGACTACCACGTCTTCCTCGGGAACGTTCAACCTCCAGATTACTGGCGAAAATCCAGTACTCATAATCAGGCATCCGGAGTACAGTGAAAGAAAAATAACAACTGACGGGAAATCCACTTTTACGATTTCTCTTACAGAAAAAGTAAAGTCGATTGAGGAAGTAGTACTCAATGCGGGGTACTACAAGGTGAAAGCCAAGGAAAGTACGGGAAGTATCGCAAAAGTAACCGCTAAGGATATCGAAAACCAGCCTGTGAACAATGTACTGTCCGCCATACAGGGAAGAATGGCTGGGGTAAACATTACCCAGAATAGCGGCAACGCAGGTGGTGGCTATGACGTACAGATTCGGGGCAGAAATAGTTTGCGCAATCCACTGAACAGTGCTACCGATGGAAATCAACCACTTTATGTTGTGGATGGCGTACCGTTTTCCGGTGAACTTTCTTCTACCTATTCTGTAGGAGTGCTGCCTTTAAAAAATATCAGCCCGCTCAACAGCATCAACCCCAATGACATTGAAAGTATAGAAGTTCTAAAGGATGCAGATGCAACAGCCATTTATGGTTCCAGAGGGGGAAATGGGGTAATTTTAATTACCACGAAAAAGGGAAAATCATCACCTGTTCGATTGAACCTGAACACGAGTACAAGCTTCAGCAAAGTCGCCTCTACACTCAAAATGATGAATACTGCTGAATATATTGCCATGCGCAAAAAGGCTTTTGCCAATGTAGGCATAACAACCTTCCCTGCCAATGCATACGACATCAATGGTGCATGGGATCAAACTCGATATACAGATTGGCAGAAAGAACTCATTGGCAGAACCGCCGGGAATACTACCGTGCAACTTTCCCTATCTGGTGGTTCCGAAAAAAACAGCTTTTTAGTAAGCGCTTCCCATAGTGATCAAACTTCGGTATTTCCCGGTGATCATCATTTTAAGACCAATACCGTTTCTACCCATTTTAACCATCAATCTGCAGACCGTAAGTTTTCACTGGGATTAGCGAATGCTTTTTCGGAAACAAGCAATAACAATCTGGATACCGACTATACCAACAAAGCATTGAGTCTGTCTCCAGATGCACCATCCCTTTATGATGACCTGGGTAATTTAAACTGGCAGAAAAACACCTTTAACAATCCCCTTTCTCAATTGAATGCAAGTTATTCAAACAAAACCAAATACCTGAATCAAAATCTCAATGTAACCTACCAACCTTGGATTGATTTTGCCTTTAAAATGAATGCTGGGATCACTTTTCAGGATATAGAAGAATTTTCTCTTACCCCCAACACCGTTTTTAATCCAGCCTCTCCTTCTGGGGCAAATGCCTCTACCTCCTCTGCTTCACGCGGTACGGGATCTGTTTTTTCCTACATAGCAGAACCTCAAATCTCGTGGACCAAAAAATACAGCCGCCATCAATGGAATATACTGCTTGGATCTACTTTCCAGGAAAGCCAGTCCAAAATTTCCGCCATTCGGGGTACCGGCTTTTCAAGCAACTCATTAATCTATAATATTGCTGCAGCAAATACCATTTCGTTCTCCGATTTCAGAACCATACAATACCGATATGCCGCAGTTTTTTCGCGATTAAATTACCAGTTTGCAAATCGTTATATACTTAATTTAACTGCAAGAAGAGATGGCTCAAGCCGCTTTGGTGCTAATAATCGTTTCGCAAATTTTGGTGCGGTGGGTGCTGCCTGGATACTTTCTGAAGAGCAGTTTTTGAAAAACAGTTCCTGGTTATCTTTTGCAAAACTAAGGGCAAGCTTTGGTCAGTCAGGTAGTGATGCAATCGGAGATTACCAGTTTACTGATACCTACACCTTATCCTCCTCTTCTTATAATAATATTCCGGGGCTCTATCCTTCCCGTTTATACAATCCTGATTTTTCTTGGGAAAAAACGAACAAACTGGAAACCGCACTGGAAATTGCTTTCTTAAAAAATCGCATCTCTTTAACAGCCGCTTGGTACAGAAACAGATCTTCTAATCAATTGGTCGGGATTCCTTTACCTGCTACCACTGGCTTTAGCACTATCCTTTCTAATCTCAATGCAACGGTAGAAAACAGTGGATTTGAAGCAGAGACCTCCATCATTCCTTTGAAATCAGAAAACTTCCAATGGAATGCTTCTTTTAACATCAGTGTTCCCAAAAATAAACTGCTTTCTTTCCCCGGATTGGAAGGTTCTACGTATGCCAATTCTTATACAGTCGGTGAATCGATCTATGCGGTAAAATTGTTTGACTACCAGGGCATCGACCCTGCAACTGGCAAATATGTTTTTACAGATTATAATGGGGATGGTAAAATTACGGCTCCAGATGACGCCCGGGCAATTAAAAATTTAGGACCAAAATATTTTGGTGGATTCCAAAATGAAATCTCCTATAAAAAGGTAAAGCTCTCATTTCTGTTTCAGTTCGTAAAACAGGAGGCCTATAATTATATCAGAACCATGAGCACTCCTGGTGTGATTGTAAACCAACCTGTCGAATTTCTAAATGTCTGGTCTGCAGCCAATCCTTCGGGAATTATAATGCCCTATACTCCAGGGACTGATGCAGCAACGAATGCCCTTACAGCAAATTTTAAAAATAGTACAGGGGCGGTTGGGGATGCTTCTTACATCAGATTAAAAAACCTTCAGCTGAATTACGGTATTCCACTTCAAAGCACATTTGTTCGCGAAGCGACTTTGTATATGCAAGGTCAAAATCTTTTGACCTGGACCAATTATTTCGGTCTGGATCCTGAAATGGTGACCTCTGGATATCTCCCTCCCCTTAAAACGTTGTCCTTAGGATTTCAATTAACTTTTTAA
- a CDS encoding heparinase II/III family protein has protein sequence MKYSKFFLLLFSCVFSVKTFAQNIPSEKIIGAKDLQYYLKPEIVQELGGTKAITNAKLAQYFRDKFSERYFYDWKTNDARFKEYALIYPNAQSTHTKNALDHLAKFEAVTPWKLPFNYKNGEPVNAYAMRHLARQHKMADIAFYYQFQNKKPEYFHYFKDQLKSLNTALALNRYETIDDGNGVYEAFRSGYRVLNWLQIHTLFLGEKEYSDEDQLLTVATLIQHASNLYETNTEFVPGNHQTRGMSALAMLSILFSDFKDADLWKDRAMSLLHEHLSKEINKDGFQFERTVHYHISDIDNYFYVYQLAKNSHVNINPILELKLRSLFQTLPKIAYPDKSAPVFSDDTNAPWAEKNDISGALTLGFLLFKDPEMGYFASDHVPADVYWYLSDAQLKSLSNLKAQAPIVKSVDFPETGYYIMREGWKKDDKVMAISNGLDPYKPDHQHGDMLGIQAVANGNVILPNYQVRYSQKDYEFFKNSMVKNVALVDDELQGKEYTGNQGGSGFGKFRSLPQPQNIAWNTNENLDLYIGSHNGFENIGVKYSRQVIYVKNDFWLVKDNFRSNAPHTYKQIWQGHYTLQKGPDLLRSAFDDGSGNDIYQLKPADAVSSSGTQGKQWNVVSKNNNSNYSFITAIVPFKTFDQSIDQYQENTSLKGWNINDLQWKTEGTRAISLTKENLAVFFSVKSLTIENTQFHLSEEADIFVKTKGNTVLIQSLSENDLILDYQYLKNKKTIVLKPGEEVKVNTK, from the coding sequence ATGAAGTATTCTAAATTTTTTCTCCTCCTGTTCAGCTGTGTTTTTTCAGTGAAAACTTTCGCGCAAAATATTCCTTCAGAAAAAATAATTGGAGCGAAGGATCTGCAATATTATTTAAAACCGGAAATCGTTCAGGAATTAGGAGGTACAAAAGCGATTACTAATGCAAAGTTAGCGCAGTATTTTCGAGATAAATTCTCGGAACGCTACTTTTACGACTGGAAAACCAATGATGCAAGATTTAAAGAATATGCTCTGATTTATCCCAACGCCCAAAGCACGCACACCAAAAATGCGTTGGATCATCTCGCAAAATTCGAGGCGGTAACCCCGTGGAAACTGCCATTCAATTATAAAAACGGCGAGCCCGTTAACGCGTATGCCATGCGTCATTTGGCCCGTCAGCATAAGATGGCAGATATTGCCTTTTATTATCAGTTTCAAAATAAAAAGCCGGAATATTTTCACTATTTTAAAGATCAGCTAAAATCATTGAATACCGCCTTAGCTCTTAACCGATATGAAACGATAGATGACGGAAATGGAGTTTACGAAGCCTTCCGTTCCGGCTACCGGGTCTTAAACTGGCTTCAGATTCACACCTTATTTTTAGGAGAAAAAGAGTATTCTGACGAAGACCAGCTCCTCACGGTTGCCACTTTGATTCAGCACGCGTCCAATTTATATGAAACCAATACGGAATTTGTACCCGGCAATCATCAAACCAGAGGAATGTCGGCGTTGGCGATGCTCTCCATTCTGTTCAGTGATTTTAAGGATGCGGATTTATGGAAAGACCGTGCGATGAGTCTCCTTCACGAACATTTATCAAAGGAAATCAATAAAGATGGTTTTCAGTTTGAACGGACGGTACATTATCATATCAGTGACATTGACAATTATTTCTATGTTTATCAGTTGGCTAAAAACAGTCATGTTAATATTAATCCTATCTTGGAATTAAAACTAAGGTCTTTATTTCAAACATTGCCAAAAATCGCCTATCCGGACAAATCCGCTCCTGTATTCTCAGATGACACGAATGCGCCGTGGGCGGAAAAAAATGATATTTCCGGTGCTTTAACATTAGGATTTTTACTTTTTAAAGATCCTGAAATGGGTTATTTTGCAAGTGATCACGTTCCAGCAGATGTGTATTGGTATTTAAGTGACGCTCAACTGAAATCGTTGAGTAATTTAAAAGCCCAGGCACCAATAGTAAAATCTGTTGATTTTCCTGAAACTGGTTATTACATCATGCGTGAAGGCTGGAAAAAAGACGATAAAGTAATGGCCATATCCAACGGACTTGATCCATATAAGCCAGATCATCAGCACGGTGATATGTTAGGTATCCAGGCGGTGGCAAACGGAAATGTGATTTTGCCTAATTATCAGGTCCGTTATTCTCAAAAAGATTATGAATTTTTCAAAAATTCAATGGTAAAGAATGTGGCTTTGGTGGATGATGAATTACAGGGAAAAGAGTATACCGGAAATCAGGGCGGCAGTGGGTTTGGGAAATTCAGGTCGTTACCGCAACCGCAAAACATCGCATGGAATACTAACGAAAATTTAGACTTATATATTGGCAGTCATAACGGATTTGAAAATATTGGCGTAAAATATTCCAGACAGGTTATTTATGTGAAAAATGATTTTTGGCTTGTAAAAGATAATTTCAGATCCAACGCGCCGCATACTTACAAACAGATTTGGCAGGGACACTACACTTTGCAGAAGGGACCCGATTTATTACGTTCTGCATTTGATGATGGTTCCGGTAATGATATTTACCAGCTTAAGCCTGCTGACGCTGTAAGTTCTTCGGGCACACAGGGAAAACAATGGAATGTGGTGTCTAAAAATAACAATTCAAATTACAGTTTTATCACTGCTATTGTTCCATTTAAAACTTTTGATCAGAGTATTGATCAGTACCAAGAGAATACTTCACTAAAAGGATGGAACATCAATGACCTTCAATGGAAAACTGAAGGTACGCGGGCCATTTCTTTAACCAAGGAAAACCTTGCAGTCTTCTTTTCGGTGAAAAGTCTGACAATAGAAAATACTCAGTTCCATTTGTCTGAAGAAGCTGATATTTTTGTGAAAACCAAGGGAAATACAGTTCTTATTCAGTCTTTAAGCGAAAATGATCTGATACTGGATTATCAATATCTTAAAAATAAGAAAACCATCGTACTTAAACCGGGAGAAGAGGTGAAAGTTAATACCAAATAG